A genome region from Eretmochelys imbricata isolate rEreImb1 chromosome 8, rEreImb1.hap1, whole genome shotgun sequence includes the following:
- the PDC gene encoding phosducin encodes MEEQKSASLEQDFEGQATHTGPKGVINDWRKFKLESEDRDSLPLSKKEILRQMSSPHRSLSKDDKDTRERFSRKMSMQEYELIHDEQEDESCLQKYRKRCMQDMHQRLSFGPRYGYLYELQNGEQFLEVIEKERKTVLVIVHIYEDGIKGCEALNNSLTCLAAEYSTMRFCKIKASNTGAGDRFSTDVLPTLLVYKGGELLSNFISITEHFREEFFAVDVESFLHEYGLLPEKEIPALGNGNTDDQDIE; translated from the exons GGCCCAAAGGTGTGATCAATGACTGGAGAAAGTTTAAATTAGAAAGTGAAGACAGAGATTCCCTTCCTTTGAGCAAGAAAGAGATCCTCAGACAAATGTCTTCACCACACAGATCTCTCAGTAAAGATGATAAAGACACCAGAGAGAGATTTAGTCGTAAG ATGAGTATGCAGGAGTATGAGCTCATCCATGATGAGCAAGAGGATGAAAGCTGCCTACAAAAGTACCGCAAACGCTGCATGCAGGATATGCATCAGAGGCTGAGCTTTGGGCCCAGATATGGCTATCTGTATGAGCTGCAAAATGGGGAACAGTTCCTGGAAGTCATTGAGAAAGAGCGAAAAACCGTCCTGGTCATCGTTCACATTTACGAAGATGGCATCAAGGGCTGCGAGGCACTAAACAACAGCTTAACTTGCCTTGCTGCAGAATACTCCACAATGAGATTCTGTAAGATAAAGGCATCTAACACAGGTGCTGGAGACCGTTTCTCAACTGATGTGCTCCCAACCTTGCTTGTCTACAAGGGTGGGGAGCTTCTGAGCAATTTTATTAGCATTACTGAACACTTCAGGGAGGAATTTTTTGCTGTGGATGTGGAATCTTTCCTACATGAGTATGGGCTGCTACCCGAAAAGGAGATTCCAGCACTTGGAAATGGCAATACAGATGATCAAGATATTGAATAA